From the genome of Bactrocera oleae isolate idBacOlea1 chromosome 2, idBacOlea1, whole genome shotgun sequence, one region includes:
- the LOC138855816 gene encoding uncharacterized protein, whose amino-acid sequence MRILQLQQPPPTRTFLTPRITTGHPRQTRILKFNCNGLLSKIEVIVAYMSRERISIAAVQETKLNSRSDLLSCAGFNVLRKDRERDNGGGLAFILHNIVQYRLIDGDIDHRDTTLECQGIAVRSGDVELEIFNIYIRPVTCCPTGYHPNIGALLRGENRLVLGDFNAHHDLWHSCLSNDRRRMELAEQIDDSTFCTMTIASGGLMNSITWQPTLTLASDHLPIIISIEKPPHFIYVDNRTFINFSKANWVGFTEFIESTFNALPIPTDVIVGERQFRKVIAAATARFIPAGRIAELRPNFPAEVAVLANERDTLRHADPCDPRIRDLNLEIRQMVNQHKRTKWVEHLKSCNLSTGVSKLWNTVKALSNPRRHDDRVARANLAGSLHCTLRPTRPNDVLPDGCAKCQETD is encoded by the coding sequence atgcggatattacagctgcaacaaccaccacctacacgtacCTTCCTCACCCCaaggatcacgactggacacccgcgacaaacccGAATCCTAAAATTTAACTGCAATGGACTCCTGAGCAAGATCGAGGTGATAGTTGCTTATATGAGTCGGGAACGTatatcgatagctgcggtccaagaaaccaagctaaatagccgctcagatcttctgagttgtgcaggtttcaacgttttgcgtaaggatcgcgagcgagataatggtggaggcctagccttcatattgcacaacatcGTGCAATATCGTTTAATCGATGGTGACATCGACCAcagggacactacccttgaatgtcagggaatagctgtccggtctggcgatgtcgagctcgaaatatttaacatatacatccgcccagttacatgttgcccaacaggatatcacccgaacataggtgcactgcttcgtggtgaaaaccgtttggtgctaggcgactttaacgcgcaccacgatctttggcattcctgcctgtcaaacgatcgtaggcggatggagctggcggaacagattgacgattcgacattttGCACAAtgaccatcgctagcggtggtctgatgaATAGCATAACCTGGCAACCTacgctaactctcgcatcagaccatctgcccataattatctcgatcgagaaacctccccaCTTTATTTATGTAGACAACCGCACATTCATTAACTTTAGCAAAGCTAACTGGgttggcttcacagaatttattgagagtaccttcaacgcactacccattcctacggacgttatcgttggcgagcgtcaattccgcaaagtcatcgctgctgctaccgctcgcttcataccggctggtagaattgcggaactccgcccaaatttcccagccgaagtagctgtattagcaaacgagcgcgacaccttacgccatgccgatccctgtgatccccgaataagggatctcaatttggagattcggcaaatggtaaaccaacataagcggacaaaatgggtggagcacctgaagtcctgtaatctctccaccggtgtgagcaAGCTTTGGAATACTGTtaaggccttgtctaatccgaggagacatgacgaccgGGTTGCGCGAGCTaatttagccggcagtttacactgcacccttcggccgacaaggccaaacgatgtgttacccgacggctgcgcaaaatgccaagaGACTgactga